ACAGACAAGGGAGCCAGACATGAGACATCCTCTGGACTTGCCCTCTCAGCACCATCACTGGAGTCACAGACAAAGCATTTCTGCTTCTGAGAAGCCTACAAACCCTGAGTGGCCCACCACCTGGTGGCCCACCTCCCTGCAAACCCTGAGCCACTCAGCCCCAGGCCGCTCACAAGGGGAACCACAGTGAGCCTCAAATCTCGGGCTGCCCCATGCTGCCCGCACTATACACACGTGGAGCCTGGGGGCTCCCAGGGCCAGTGGGTAAGACTTCCTATCCCCCATTTGGCAGGTGAGGATCCTGAGGCTGAGGCTGGTGAGGACTTGCTGAGCTCACATCTACAGCACAAAGGTGGCAGCCCCAGTGTCTGCCCCGTTAGGAGGACACTGTGATGGAGACAGTgacatggggtgggggggacttCTCCAGGGAGCCTCTAGCAGATGAGCTCCCAGGACAGGACTGACCTCCCTGAGCCTGTCCACATGCGGCACCCCTAGTGGATGCCACTCTCTGGGCTGGAGTCACAGGAGTGTGTGTGGCTGACCTGTGCCCAGCCAGGGGCCTTTCTCAGGCCACCCTCTTTAGGCCTCCCTGGCCTTGCCTGGTGCCCACGGATCCTCCATCTTGTGGAGGGTACCCTGCCTTGCAGGGTCCTGGCTTGTCTTACCTCCCTTTTCCCCCTGGGAGGCTGGAAAAATGGCCTCTGGTCTGGGTGGAGCCCCTCTCTCACATGCCAGTACAAAAccttctcctccaggaagtcctccaaGATCACCTTTCCTTGGGCCCTTAGTGTCCAGGCCCTAGTTATCAACCAGCTCAGCCCTAGAATGATGGCTGCACTCACATCTCCACCTTCTCCCCAGCATCAGGCAAAATCACCAGGATCCAGATGTGGGACCAGACAGACGGGATTCACCTTGCACTTGCCTTGGACTAGGCATGGTCTCTCCGAGCTCAGTCGCAGTTCTGCCACAAGGATGGTACCACTTCCCACCTTGGCCCCTCAAGCTGCAAATTCCTGTCCCATTCTCCCTTGAAGCCTGACAGAGGCCCAGGGCCCCCAAGTCCAAGCACCCCATTGAGTAAGGAATCATACTGGCCTTGGCCACTGGCAGAGTCCCTGGCCAGCGCCTGTGCCCTGAAATCTCTCGACATTACTTCCCAGGCCAGCTCAAGCCCTAGGCAGCCCCTGTCCCGTCCCCTCTCCCAACAAGCCCCTGGCCAGGCACTGCTCTGGGTCCTgtgacggggggtggggggagttgggGAGGCCTTTGCCCCAGGGGCTGGTGGGAGTCCCAACTCAGTTCTGGGGGGCCACCCACAGAAGGCAGCTGCCTGGCGGGTAAGGTGTACTCCCAGCCCAGCAGCACCGCTGGCTAGAGGAACCTGTTCTCCGGGTTTGTCCCCAGGGAGAGCTGCACCCTAACGGCCAGTCCCTCCAGCTGTAGGGAAAGGGGGAATTGGGCCAGTCCAGCACCACACCTGGGGCCGGAACTGCAGCAGCCCACCCCCGACTCTATTCCCACTGCCCCACTAGGGGCAGCAGTGCGCACTTCTGCTCCACGTGCCACAAACAGCCTGCTCAGTCAAGGACCCAGGCCTGACAGCAAAGCTGACCCAAGGTCCCCAGCCATCTGTGTCTCCCCACACCACCCCCAGGTTAGCATCTCAGCCTCACTGGCTCCTCAGCCATCCTCAGACGATGAGAAGCACCTGCTCCCCATTATAGGATATGCCAGGGGATCCAGGGTTCCAGGAAAGGCTCTGCTGGGAGCAGACCACCCCCAGTCCCAGGGCAGCGGTGCACCCAGCCAGGTATCCTGCCATGCTTGGAAGACCCCATGCCCTGGAGATTCGGGAGGAGGGGGTCACACAGCAAGACCACCTTGGCAACAGTCCAGTGCTGCAAGCTGACCCACTAtgcccctccttccttctctggacAGGTATTCCTGAGCTGGGCTCGAGGGCACAGCAGCTGCCCAAGCAAGAAGGTATGTCCAGTGAAGCTGGTCTCTCAGCAGAGGGACACAGACCAGCTGGCCAGCCTGACCACTGGgctgctgggtggggctgggggaggttgGGAGATGAGCAGGGGAACCAAGAGAGTGTGCATAGGGCTGCCCCCCATGCTGAGCTCAATGAGGGGCCATAGCAAGTGTCCTGAAGGAGGGACCGATCTGACAGTGTGAGGAAGTGACTGAATTCAGTGGCGAGGTGAGGACCCTGCTCCCACTGACTCAGACCCAGCCCTGCCCAAGCCTGCAGCTGCTGATACACACAAAATAGGCACTTTATAAGCATCAGTTCCTTATATCTGCATCCCCATTCCGCAGaccagaaaactgaggcccaggggtgTCAGAGGGAGCAGGTGAGTTCCCGTAGATGAGGTTACACAGCTGAGGTCACAGCAGGTCCCTGGCTCAGCTGCTTCTGCAGAAAGGGAGCCAAATGAAGTAGAGGACGTCTAGGCCCCATGCGGGGTCTACACCCAGTCAGATATGTGCCTGCTCCCAGTGGCCAAGTCCTTGCGGGTCTTCCCCTTCCTGTCCCAGGAGCCAGAGTTGGTCAGAAGTCACATGGTGAGGCCTCCAGCAGAAGACCATCGCACGCCCGGGGCTCCAACCTGCCTGGCCACCAGGGGACAAGGACAGCTGACTCTTGACCAGGCTGGGACTTCCCGTCCACCCCGACTTCCTTCTGAAACTGTCTCATCCCTCTCCTTAGCCATGTGGCCATCTCTGCACCCTGCTAGCCTCACTCCTTCTTTGGTTTTGATCCAGATTCACTCTTTAGGTGAGACTCACTACCCAGTCCTCTACAATTCTACTGCTACCCTGGCGGAGCAAGTGGGCTGATGGCGCCACCTGCTGGCCATTCTGGGCTCTGACCCTGCTCCCAAAAAACCCAAGTCACAGTTAGGGCCCTCGGACCCCAAGTAACCAGCTCCACGGCAGGTGAAGACACCGGGGGTGGCCTGGACCCAGTTGGATCCCAGGCCCCACTTCCCTGAGAACAGTCACACAGTAACAGTTTCTGGCCTTGCCCTGCCCAGTGTGGCAGTGCTGGTAGGAAGACCTGGACATGCAGTGCGGGGCAGGGAGGTGGAACCAGCCGGTGGGGGAGGTGACACAGGTTAGGCCTGCCCCTCAAGGTTCTGACGGAGCCAGGTGGTAACCCTGAGGAAGGGGACAAAACCTCTTCAAATCAACCTTGGTGCTGGTGGACACTGTCTGTGCAAACCCACAGGCCAGGGCGTCTCTGGGGCCAGCCTGTCTGACGAGAGTTGGCCAGAAACTAGTGAGGCTTGTGTCTCCACCTGGCCTCTGCCTGAGGGTCCACCCCAGACTACAAACCAAAGCAGTGGGTGGCCTCTGTGACCAGGGTACACAGACAAGGGCACCACTCCAAGGGTCACTGGGGCTTCAGTAGCAGGAGGGACTGTGGGACCACCCAGGTCCTGTCTCCTCCCTCTAGGTGGGGCCTGCCTGCACCTGGTGGAGCCCGACGAGACCTGAGTCTGTCCCCAGGCTGGCTCCGTGCAGCTGAGCTGTGCTGCCTGGGCACATACCAACATTCATGTGGGAGCAAAAGTGAGGCAGGAGCTGCAACCCATCTCAGCCCACACCCTCCCAGCCAAAGTCAGGGCCCTGGTGGTTCCCCTACCCCCTCGGGTCACATGCCTCCTTTCTCTCCTACCCCTTAGGTCCGAAAGGACAAGGCCCTCTGGTCCTTGTGGCGCGTCCCTACAACCCCCTCCACTGAGGCACACATACAACTGAGGCACACATACAGACACTttgatgctgcagtccatggggacaaaaagagtcggacacaaccgagtcaTTGAACTGATGGCCTGCTCACTTctcaagtgactcagtggtaaagaatctgcctgctaatgcaggagacacaggagactggtttgatccctcagtggcgaagatcccctggaggaggaaatggcaacccactccagcattcttgtctggagtattccatggacagaggagcctggcgggtgacagtccatggggtggcaaagagttggacagactgagcaagcacacacacacacacaacctgctCCAGACCCAGAGCCCTTAGGACACCCCAACTGCCTCCTCTCACTGCCCTCTCCCCAGGCCCCTCACTGGGCCCTGaactgcagctcaagtccagctGTAGCCTGTGCCTGGGCATCGGGATCCCCTCTGGTGCGTGGCCTCCcagtctccccaccccccacccctcacccctgcgGCCCTCTTTGGTCCCTGCTCTGAGAGAAGCTGAGAGGAGTCGGGGGTCTGCACGTGTGGGTCAGCCGCTAGTATAAACACCGAGGTTCAAGAATCCGCGCTCCCTGCCCTCTCCCGGGCCCCAGAGCTCCTTTCCTGGGCCCACAGGCGGGTCGCAAGTATTAGAACTCAGGGGCGCCAGCGCCCCTCAGAGAGAACTGCAGGGAGCGGGGAGACCACAGCCCACCTTACTTCCGGCCCCGGGGGCGGCCAAGTGCCCCACCAAGGGGAGTCAGCACCTGCTGTGGCTCTGACTCCTCTCCCAGTTTCTGGGGGCCGTCCCCGCGGTCACTTCCCACACTGTGCCGCTCACCAGTCCCCGGCTCACCCGCCCCCTTCACCCGCCCCCTCCACCCGCCCCCTTCACCCGCCCCCTTCACCCGCCCCCTCCAGCCCTGCGTCCGCACCCTGGGCCAGGTTCGCGCCGCTCGGACCGCGCCGCTGTcaaccccgccccgccccaggccccgccctcaGTGACGCGCAAGGTCTGCGCCGCACGCCGAGCCCAGTTGTCATCTGGCGCCGCCTCGTGGGCGTGGCTATCTGGGTGCCTCCGTCGCCTCCCTGTACCCCGGTCCCCAAGATCCCCGCGGCCCTGCGACCCTTGACCATGGCTTCCGCGGCCGCCAGCCCGCCGGAGGTGGTCCGCGCGGCGCAGAAGGACGACTACTACCGCGGCGGGCTGCGGAGCGCGGCGGGCGGCGCCCTGCACAACCTGGCAGGTGAGGGCCGCTGCAGGGGTCTTGGGGGCCGTACGGGCCGTGGGGGCGCGAGGCGGGAAAACGAGCCCCAGGCCCGCCGGTCAGCCCTCTGCAGGCTCGGCCTAACCCTGCGCGCCCCGCGAGACCTGAGCTGAAGGAAGGAGCGGATGCTCCGGTCTTTGACCCCTGCTGCAGAGGGCGAGGGCGGAGGCCAGGCACCAGGCGCAGAAGAATTCACGGCTCTGCTGACACGAGGCTACCGTGGAGCAGGGTCGTTGGAGTACAGTGTAGGGGCAAGAGGGTGGGGTAGATTCCAGCCGACAGCGGGCTCCTTCGGAGCAGCTGAAGGGAAGCTGGACTGTACACTGGGGTCGGGTGGCCATGGGCCGGCCTTGGGCAAGAGAGGAACACGACAGGATCAAAACAAATGGCCCGTGTATTAATTTTGCTAACAGGTTCACTTACTCCATGCCAGACACTGCTCTCCGTGCTTCAGAACATTAACTCGTTTTGTTAACACATGCCTGCCTGGAGGACCTGTTGCCATTACCCTCCTCAGAGACAGAAAAATGGGGATCACAGAGATATAACTCACCTGAGCTCACAGCCAGCAGTGTGGGAGCTCCGGTTTGATGCTGGTCAGTGGTCTTGGCTTGAGCTCCCGGTCACTGTGTTACACTGCCTGTCCTTGTGGTTCTCTAGGTTCTAGAGCAGTTGCCTAGGTGGATCCTGGAGGGGGCATGGCTGCAGGTGGGTAGGTTCTCAGGACACTCAGGGCCCAGGCGAGGCAGGTGtcaatggaaagagtgaacagCGTGAGAGTCCAGGGAGCGCGAGCAGAGTGTGGGGAGCGAGTCAGGGGCTCGCTGAGCCTGGGCAGCAGGAGCGAGGATTGTTCTGACCCTCATGCCCCACGGCCCCCAGCCCCTCAGGAATAACGCATACAGTTTCTCCTCTCAGGTGCGAAGAAGTGGCTGGAGTGGAGGAGAGAGGTAGAGCTGGTGTCAGATCTCGCCTACTTCAGCCTCACCACACTAGCAGGTAGCGGCCACAGTGCAACCTCCCGAGGGGCCCTGAGGACAGGAAAGGACTGCCTGCAGAGGGAGCTTTCTGGAGGTGCTTCACAGTGTCCCTCAACTGGCCCGCATGCAGCCTCTATGAAGGAAGGGACCCAGACCCCTCCCTAGGTGGGGCCCAGGCCCTGAGTCCAGGCCAGGCCTCTGGAAGCCCTGAGGTTCCCTGTCACATCTGTCTAGGACTGTTTCTCTGCAGCTGAACCTGTGGCCCGAGGGGTCCCAGCACTGTGCCCTGCCACAGGGTGTGGGCTGTGAGGATCATCCTtcggaggggaggtgggggcccGGTAGAGATCACTGAGGCCCCTCTCCCTGCAGGCTACCAGACCCTTGGGGAGGAATACGTCAGCATCGTGCAGGTGGGCCCATCACAGCGCCACGTGCCCTCAAAGCTGCGACGCGGGGTCCTGGTTGCGCTGCACACCGTCCTGCCCTACCTGCTGGATAAGGCCCTGCTCCACCTGGAGCACGAGCTGCAGGCTGCCGGCGACAGCGCTTGGCCCTTGCGGGGCAGCCTGGCCCCCAGCAGCCAGTCAGGGGTGAGGCGCTGGGTGCACCGGCGCATGGCCGGCCTGACAGAACAGCAGCAGGGGGTGCTCCTGCGGGCCATGTCAGTGCTCAGGCAGGGCCTCGGGTGCCTCCAGCGTCTCCACGTGGCCTGGTTCTACATCCACGGTGTCTTCTACCACCTGGCCAAGAGGTTCACGGGCATCACCTACGTAAGTAACAGGTCTGGCTTGTCTGTGGAGGCTGTTCTTCGGGGACTATGCCCACAAGCAGTCACAGGGCCGGAGCTGAAATCCCCACTGGAAGCATGGGTCTTGTCGGGTCCTGTTTTACTAAAAGACCGGAGGAAGTTTGGTTTCCAAATACCCTGATGAGGGTGGGGTGAGCCTTTTTTCCACTGCCAGCACCTGTGGCCACGTTGCTGTATACCCGGGCTCCTGGGCCCTATGCCCACCCCATCCAGGCCATCCTTACAGAGGGTCAGGTTTGGGGCCATCCCCCTGAGGATGACCCAATAACAACCACATGGACCCTGTTGCCACCAGCATCCCTGCTAGCCTCCCACCTGGGGAGGTCTGATGGTCTCTCTAGACCTGGTGGTCTCCGCCCATCACAGGGACTCCAACCCTGCTGGGTCTCAGCTGATGCCCTGGCTTCAGAGTTCATCCAGAAGGCCTCCCCTTGGGCCCCACCTCCCCAAGGTCTCCaggctctcccccaccccctggcctCCCTTGGCAGGGGTGTCCAGCGCCTCTGCgcctcctcctcccagctccagTGCTCACTGCACCCGCACTACCCGTTGTGTCAGGTGTCTGTCGAGCTGCTGCAACCCACTCAGGGCCTCGGGGCAGCCACGGGGTCTCTTGCTCCGCAGACACCAGGGCCCCACCTCTTGGGCTCCGGCTGGTCTGGCTAACCTGACAGTCCCTGCTCCCAGCTAGGAAAGGAGACAGCAGTGGAGGGCAAGCAGCTTTCCATTGGAGGATGTGGCTGGGAGTCCCAGCCTGCAGAGAGTCACCTGGGCAGCCCAGGGCCTTGATACAAGCAGGAGCTTCTGTTTCCGAATGGGGATGAGTAGTGGATCTGCCATGCAGGGCTCGCCTGCCGTCCGCAGGGCTCCCCCGCTCAGGCCTCTTTGCTGGTTCCTTTTCTGTGAGGCTTGAGTGCCTAGCAGTCCCCTTCCTACGATGCCTTGCTTGCAACCAGTGACCTGCAGGCTCCCATCGCCATCCTCGTTGCTCAGTGCTGGGCCCACCAGGCACTCCTGCCCGCTCCCGCAGCCAGAGGCAGGCTTGGCTTAATCCCACCTGAAGGCCAGGCCCTTGGGCTGCTCAGTGCCTCACGCCCTCTGACCATGTGACTATCCCCTGGGTCCCTGACAGCTCCGTGTCCGCCGCCCACTCGCAGAGGACCCTCGCGTTCGCGCCAGCTACCAGCTGCTGGGGCTGGTGTCCCTGCTGCACCTGGCGCTGGCTGTGGGCCTGCAGCTCTACGGCTTCCAGCAGAGGCAGCGCGCCCGGAGGGAGTGGAGGCTACAGCGCGGCCTGTCCCACCGCAGGTGTGTGGGATAGGGCAGGGGCGCAGGGCAGGGGCTGGCTCCGCAGGTGCCCGGCGGGACTCCAGCTCAGTTGTCCCATCTACCCACTCCCACCAGGAGCCATGCGGAGGAAAGAGCAGTTTCCAGAAACCCACTGTGCACACTGTGCTTGGAGGAACGCAGGCATTCGACGGCCACGCCCTGTGGTCACCTGTTCTGCTGGGAGTGTATCACCCACTGGGGCGACACCAAGGTGGGCGTCTGGAGCATTCCTGTCCCCAAAACCGCCTGTCATTTGGGGGAGGGGCGTGCTTCTAGAAGCCTCCAGGTAGGCTGGACCCGGGGCAACATCTGGAGTCAGGGCACTGCACTGGTGGAAGCTGGCGAAGCTCCGACCCAAAAAGAAAGGCCCTAGAGTCCTGGGGCCAAAGCTCAGCCTTGAGACCTTGGAGTGTGGGGTCCAGCAAGCCAGGGGGCCAGAGCAGGGGACTTAGCTCGTAGGCCTGTAACGGTTCCAGGGAGGGGCAGCCCCTGGGCCCCCGTGTACCTCCCCATCTCTTCTGGGGGCCTGAGGCCCAGCCTGCCTGGTTCCTCAGCCCACAGGGCCCCAGGGGCAGAGGTGCTACAGCCTCCTCCTGGGGTCCAGGCCGCCCTGCAGAAGCCCCAGGAGCACAGGCACTGCCTCCCACACGGCCCATGTGGGGCATGTGCCCTCACAGGGGGGACCCAGTCCCGAGGGGTGGGGACAGGACACCAGTTCACACCCCGGAACTCCTGAGAGACTCCGGGTGGCCATGGTCTTTTAATGGCCAAGCACTCTCCCCATCCCACATCTCCTCACTGGTCACTGTCCCTGTCATGCGCCCCGACTGCCTGCAGTGTCTCTCAAAATGCTTTCTCTAAGAGACACGGGTACATCCATTTTATTGGAGATGCTGTGCTGGGTGGCCTGTGACTGTTCCCCCCCCCGTCCCCAGACGGAGTGTCCCCTCTGCAGGGAGAAGTTCCTCCCCCAGAAGCTGGTCTACCTGCGGCACTACCGCTGACCCCTTGCTGGAAGAGCAGTCTTATTCTCATCGACTTCTGCACAGACATCGAGAAAATCTCAAGACTTCTGTCACGAGTGATACCATGCCAGCTGCCACGAGGATGGGCACCGGACCTGGACTTGGACCTGGCTAATGCAGGCCTGCAGGGCAGGCTGGGTGGGGACCTGCTGGGCAGCCAGTCCACCCTCAGAACGCCCCTCCCTTCCCCAAACCACTCACTCATAGGGTGGGGCCTGACTGACCTGGAGCCAAGCACCAGCAGTTTACCTTCCCAGCATGATAGTCCTGCAGCCCAGAAGACCCACGGACCTCACCCTTGTCACTGGAGCTGGCTTTGGAGGGCAGGAGCACAACTGTTCCCAGAAAGCCAGAAGTTGTCATCAACCCTAACACCTCTGGCACATGCCTTCTAGTGAATGGTCAAGTCTGCTTCCCATTCTAGAACACGGCAGTGTATGTTCCGGCCTTACCACAGGAGGGGTCTCCTCCCGCGTGGAGCACCTAGCGGGCCAGCCAGCTTGCCATCACCACTCACCACTGTGGCCAGCCTGCTTCCTGCCACTTTGGTTATCTTCAGATTTTTAGATCTGCTCAAATCCTGCAGACTGGATTTTGGCATAGGCATCCTTACAGCACCAATTCCACAGGAGTGCTGGTGTGCTGACGCTGTGAGGGGTGCACACACCCATGTGGAAGGGCCTCTTCTCCACGTGACTTGGTGGCCAAGGCCCTCCTCAAGAGGTGGAGGTCAGCCCCAGAGATGGGCTGTGACCACGGGCCCCGCTCCAGGCAGGCAGGAGCACAGGAGGAGGCTCCGTGGGTCCTAAACCCCGTCCTCACACGGTCAACGAGTGGCTGCAACTTCCCGTCGTCTCACATCAGTGCGCTTACCGGGACAACAGTATGAAACAGTCGAGAGCACAGGCGCTGCAGGCGCCACGGCCTGGCAACAGGTACTGATCTCAACATCATTTATGCATGAAGCTTAAAATTCAGGTCAGGTACACAAAGATCTTCATGTGGCCTCTTAAAAGCAAGAGCTGCTTAGTTCAGATTTGCAAAAACTGGCAAAAGAAAGCCACAAGGGGAACACTTGAGGTCCGAAACTGAGACAGATGGAAATGGTGCTTGGAGCCAGGAGTCAGCGGCGTGGCAGTGTGACGGCCTCCCAGGGTGGCTGGGCGCCCCGCGGGCCCTCGTGGTGCAGGAGCTGTGGTGGGTTAGATAGAGACTACACGAGAGCGGGGACATTGTCTTTAATAAAATTGGAATTAAAAAGTCACTTAGTAAAATGTTTACGAGTATTGGTTTTTATCACATCAAAAAAGCTGACATGCAGGTTAAAGTTGTTTCCCCGTAGAAAGTGAGAAGCCGTGTATTAAAGCCCACGGCACTGGCCCTCCAGCCAGATGTCTCTGAAAGGGGCTGCTGCCGAGAACACACTTAAAACAACTCTTGACGTATCAAAGAAAGGTGTCAAAATAATctcaaacaattaaaatatatatttgtaattccAGGCCCTCAAAAGCAATCATGGTCGTTAAGAATAAAGTTTTGAGTCATCATGGTAGAGGCCAACTCGACACATCTCCCGTGAGATGAACTGGGAAACTGGCATTGGAACCCGCAGCTAAGGGAGCGGCTGCTCCGGTGGGCGCGCATCCTCCACGCAGGCGGTGGGCGTCCTCAGAGGCAGCAGCCGGGCGTCCTACATCCCTCCGTGGGCCTGATTCCGCCGCCAGCCGGCTGCCCACCCTCCCCAGACCGCCCGGCTGTCCCCCAGCCTGCGTTCCACTACAAGTCCAGCGTCTGCACACCTGACCGGCTGGAAAATAAATCAATGCGATTCGGTTTAAATGCCAGTTTCTTCAAAAACCTGATACTTCAGTTACAAATAATCGAAGcttctttttagaaagaaaataactccCTTGTACTCAACTACTGTATGTGAGAAGAGAAGGCGCTGTGAGGCAGCAGGCGGCCGTCTAGCTGGCGAATGTCTTGCCCGCGTCCTCTTTCCCCTTGTATGTCCTCTTGCCGTGCGTGAATGGGATGTACCGGTACTTGATCATGTGctgggacagacagacagacgtaTCTCAGCATGGCCTCCCCATGGCCCAACTCCCCTCCAGCTCTGAGTCCCGTCTTTGCTGCATGCAGGCAGGAAGCCAGGGCTCCTCAGACACCCCTGTCCCCCTACCGCCTGGCTGAGCCAGCTGAGCTGCTGGGAACCCCAGGAGTAGAGGACGGGTTTTGTAACCCCCACTCTGTGGGCAGAACGAACTAGAGCTACCAAGCTGGGAACCCGGGGTTGGGGGAAAAGAGGACAAAGTGGAGCCGCCCTGTCACCAAGGACGGCTTAGGCTGATGTGGGCATCACATGATGTATCCTGGGCCCTCACTGTCCCCTGGATGATGCGCCACACCTGAGGGTATGACCTGAGGCTGTGCTGAGGGCCCGGCCCTGTACATGGACCAGACACAGCGGCTGTGGCTCATGCCGGTGGCAAGCGCACACACCCACCAGACTGCACAGAGAGCAGGGTCTGCACAGCCCCGGTGTCTCGGACCAAAGCCTGGCTCAGAGCTCCTCACACCAGACGTGCTGTCTCGCGGCACAGTAGCACCTGAGCTTTACCTTTATCTGCCTCTTCATGGTGATACAGAACAGCATGATGAAGTACATCACCAGGATGGGCCAGAACACCGGGACGTTGAAGGCCTCAAAGAAGGTGCACACCATGGCCACCAAGATGCCCTTGGTCGCCGCGTGCCTGCGGAAGGAGAGGAGGCCAGTGGTCAGTGCAGGAGGCAACCCCGGAGGGTCGGGGGGAGCTACGTGTGGCATGTGCCATGTACTGCATGGGACACAGACACAAAGCGTAAAAtgagcagtgggactgctggtgCCGCTCAGGCTGGTGGCTGGACAGGGATGCCACGTGCTGCAGGGTCACGTCTAGAAACCCAGTCCCAAGCCTCCAGCCCAAGTTCCACATGCCCGGCAGGCTGTCCCCCAGTGGCCAAGCAGCATCCCGCAAAACAGGTGCAACTAGACCTCAGGGCCACCCGCCTCCAGCCCAGGGCCAAACACTCCAGGGTCGCAGCCCTACTTCAAGTCCGTCTGGCTCTCCCTTTCTAGCAAGCAAAGGCTACCCCAGAGGACAGACAGGGCCCAGCCTCGCCcgctgcccacccctcccctagCAGCCTGGGCCCAGTACTTCACACCCAACTGGGGCTGCACCTGCACCAGGAGGGTGGGGTGAAGAGGCCAATGACACAGGACAGGACAGACACACTCACAGACCCTCCCACGTCCCAAGCCAGCGGGGTCATCTCCACCCCCTCTCACACTCATCATTACATCACACACACGGGACCACCTCCAGGAGGCCTACAGACAAGTCAACCCCTCTTCACACCAACACCTGCCCTGTGCCCAGATCATCCAAGAACCAAGCGGGGAGGGAGCTAGTCCCCTCAGTGCAGAGCAGTGTACCCCCAGAAGCCGAGTCAGTCACCTACCCAGGACCCTCCACCCTGAAGCAGCCCCCCTTTTGTGGCTTCAAGGCACAGTGATGTTACTTTGCAACCCAGAGCAGGGTGGGCCCTGGAGGCCCCTAGGACCCCCCATGCCCAGCAGGCATATCTCACACTCTGGGTGAGACAACATCCAAGACAGGGAAACATACTAGAGCTGACATTTCTCTGAGGAGTCTAGGCTGCCAGCTCACCAGAACCAAAACACCTGCCCAGCTCAGAGCCACGTGTGGAAACAAGCACGGCGGGGAGGAGCATGCAGGGAGGAGCACGGGACAAGGGGGAGCACAGAGGGACAAGCACGTGAGGAGCATGTGCAAGAAAAAGGGGGAACACACGGGGAGGAGCACGCATGGTGGTACATGGGTGGGGCGAGACGAACACGGGGGCAGGGACACAGGGGAAGAGGGACTCACCAGAACTTAAACTCTgggagcctcctgatgaagggtCGGAACTCCTCGTTCTGTTTGGTGGGTAATGAGGGGCCGTCATCTGAAAGGTCAGAGTCAGCAGGGTGAGGCGGGCAGTCCCGTCCTTCCTACAGTTCTAAGCTCCCCTAGGGCTTTGAACCAACAGCCCTGACACGTGAAACCCAGACTTTAACCAAACACAAAATGAGGATTTCGGCTGATTTTAAAACTGATTCACAGCTTTAGATTTGTATGAGAATTTCTCGTTAAGACCACTTCCAGAGATCGTGTAAAAAATTCACCCCCATGCCGATTTCCAGGAACCCATCAACCGGACGACCTGAGAcctgaagggaagggaagagacgAGCACACACAGCCACGAGCAGGCAGGGGCGGGAGCCGCATTGGCTCGAGGGGGCACTGGGCTCGGGACAGCTGCCCTCCGCCACGAGCCGGgaatcccaccccaccccaccccacctagGAAGGTGCCCTCCCCAGTGACACATGGAGAAACTGAAGCCTACACATAGGCCTCTTGCTTTCTAATTCCCCAAATGGCAACAGTAAATGAAAGGGTTGTTTCCTTTGATATTTTCATCAGATACTTCACAGAGAAAACACATAGTTCTAGTCATGATC
The sequence above is a segment of the Ovis aries strain OAR_USU_Benz2616 breed Rambouillet chromosome 12, ARS-UI_Ramb_v3.0, whole genome shotgun sequence genome. Coding sequences within it:
- the PEX10 gene encoding peroxisome biogenesis factor 10 isoform X2, with product MASAAASPPEVVRAAQKDDYYRGGLRSAAGGALHNLAGAKKWLEWRREVELVSDLAYFSLTTLAGYQTLGEEYVSIVQVGPSQRHVPSKLRRGVLVALHTVLPYLLDKALLHLEHELQAAGDSAWPLRGSLAPSSQSGVRRWVHRRMAGLTEQQQGVLLRAMSVLRQGLGCLQRLHVAWFYIHGVFYHLAKRFTGITYLRVRRPLAEDPRVRASYQLLGLVSLLHLALAVGLQLYGFQQRQRARREWRLQRGLSHRRSHAEERAVSRNPLCTLCLEERRHSTATPCGHLFCWECITHWGDTKTECPLCREKFLPQKLVYLRHYR
- the PEX10 gene encoding peroxisome biogenesis factor 10 isoform X1; translated protein: MPAWRTCCHYPPQRQKNGDHRDITHLSSQPAVWELRFDAGAKKWLEWRREVELVSDLAYFSLTTLAGYQTLGEEYVSIVQVGPSQRHVPSKLRRGVLVALHTVLPYLLDKALLHLEHELQAAGDSAWPLRGSLAPSSQSGVRRWVHRRMAGLTEQQQGVLLRAMSVLRQGLGCLQRLHVAWFYIHGVFYHLAKRFTGITYLRVRRPLAEDPRVRASYQLLGLVSLLHLALAVGLQLYGFQQRQRARREWRLQRGLSHRRSHAEERAVSRNPLCTLCLEERRHSTATPCGHLFCWECITHWGDTKTECPLCREKFLPQKLVYLRHYR
- the RER1 gene encoding protein RER1; this encodes MSEGDSVGDSVHGKPSVVYRFFTRLGQIYQSWLDKSTPHTAVRWVVTLGLSFIYMIRVYLLQGWYIVTYALGIYHLNLFIAFLSPKVDPSLMEDSDDGPSLPTKQNEEFRPFIRRLPEFKFWHAATKGILVAMVCTFFEAFNVPVFWPILVMYFIMLFCITMKRQIKHMIKYRYIPFTHGKRTYKGKEDAGKTFAS